In Myxocyprinus asiaticus isolate MX2 ecotype Aquarium Trade chromosome 16, UBuf_Myxa_2, whole genome shotgun sequence, a single window of DNA contains:
- the trim109 gene encoding tripartite motif containing 109: MHQFLSKKEEEVKKMLEKEEKDMVERMKRNRTEIEEKLNDEREKEGILHSVLETDQPDGFLQWWTDKGLEFLEEMKDNESCSENNENASQTIQFKSKVKDLNVTPNSLFLGLHETHLQFVVWKEMLGSIKPVPDRNVIYDCHDPYLRVSSDGRSVIRTSKKGIFLHHKLYRPLARTHKTFQSGQHYWEVDVGTKVDWSVGFDGGCISNLNKDIGLHLKHDQGYYIKEYETVKEIDLTVKPRRIGLYLDCDRCQVCFYNADDMTLLHTTTYTSSIPYTLSLSPGAYLAEKNADPLTVCWN, translated from the exons ATGCACCAATTCCTCAGCAAAAAGGAGGAGGAAGTGAAGAAAATGTTGGAGAAAGAAGAGAAGGATATGGTGGAAAGGATGAAGAGAAACAGAACAGAAATAGAGGAGAAGCTGAATGATGAAAGAGAGAAGGAAGGAATTCTACATTCAGTTCTTGAGACTGATCAACCAGACGGGTTTCTGCAG TGGTGGACTGATAAAGGGCTGGAATTTCTCGAGGAGATGAAAGACAATGAAAGCTgcagtgaaaataatgaaaatgctTCTCAAACAATACA GTTCAAATCGAAGGTTAAAGATTTGAATGTGACTCCTAATTCTCTGTTCCTTGGCCTTCATGAGACTCACTTGCAGTTTGTTGTGTGGAAAGAGATGCTGGGCTCGATCAAACCAG TCCCTGATCGTAATGTTATATATGACTGTCACGACCCATACCTAAGGGTCTCCTCTGATGGACGCAGTGTCATTCGCACATCCAAAAAGGGGATTTTTTTGCACCATAAACTCTACAGGCCTCTGGCCAGGACCCACAAGACCTTCCAGTCGGGACAGCACTATTGGGAGGTGGATGTAGGAACAAAAGTAGACTGGAGTGTGGGCTTTGATGGTGGGTGTATCAGCAACTTAAACAAGGACATTGGACTGCACCTTAAGCATGACCAAGGCTACTACATCAAAGAGTATGAAACAGTGAAAGAAATAGATCTGACAGTGAAACCTCGAAGGATTGGGCTATACCTGGACTGCGACAGGTGTCAAGTGTGCTTCTATAATGCAGATGACATGACTCTACTGCACACCACCACATACACTTCCTCCATACCTTACACTCTTAGTCTCTCTCCAGGAGCTTATCTGGCAGAGAAGAATGCTGATCCATTAACAGTATGCTGGAATTGA